A window from Sphingobium sp. EM0848 encodes these proteins:
- the trbL gene encoding P-type conjugative transfer protein TrbL produces MNDTGVIDTFLGVFQSYIDSGFGLLGGEVAFLSTTLIAIDVTLAGLFWAWGADEDVLQRLVKKTLYIGTFAFIIGNFSTLATIVFESFAGLGLQASGGAMSIADFMKPGMIAAKGLEAGKPLMDAAGQFSNLWAVFSNLALILVLLLAWVIVVLAFFIIAVQVFITLIEFKLVTLAGFVLLPFAFFNKTAFMAERVLGHVVSTGIKVLVLAVITGIGTTLFGQFTGANLGVAPDINQVMAIALAALSLLGLAIFGPGIANGIVSGGPQLGAGAAAGTALAAAGAVVGGAAAARLGVGAVGSAAGAAARMTGATARGGAQMAGGATSAYSLGSLGKSGAGAVAGGMSAVGQAAAGSAANAVLSPLRKAAAKGGEAMKANFRAGVRAGFTASGGTITGEPAPAAATAGAATTSSAAGASGAPAWAAAMKHRQSMTHGATVLAHTMKAGDSHGGGGGPDIKEKD; encoded by the coding sequence ATGAACGACACCGGCGTCATCGACACCTTCCTGGGCGTTTTCCAAAGCTACATCGACAGCGGTTTCGGGCTGCTCGGCGGCGAGGTCGCGTTCCTCTCGACCACGCTGATCGCTATCGACGTAACGCTGGCCGGCCTGTTCTGGGCCTGGGGCGCGGACGAGGACGTGCTTCAGCGCCTCGTCAAGAAGACGCTCTATATCGGCACCTTCGCCTTCATCATCGGCAACTTCTCGACCCTGGCCACCATCGTTTTCGAGAGCTTCGCGGGCCTCGGCCTCCAAGCCAGCGGCGGCGCGATGTCGATCGCCGATTTCATGAAGCCCGGCATGATCGCCGCGAAGGGGCTTGAAGCCGGCAAGCCGCTGATGGACGCGGCGGGCCAATTTTCCAACCTGTGGGCCGTGTTCTCGAACCTGGCGCTGATCCTTGTGCTGCTGCTCGCCTGGGTGATCGTGGTGCTCGCCTTCTTCATCATCGCGGTGCAGGTCTTCATCACGTTGATCGAGTTCAAGCTGGTGACGCTGGCCGGCTTCGTCCTGTTGCCCTTCGCCTTCTTCAACAAGACCGCCTTCATGGCCGAGCGCGTGCTGGGCCATGTCGTCTCGACCGGCATCAAGGTGCTCGTCCTCGCCGTCATCACCGGCATCGGCACCACGCTGTTCGGCCAGTTCACCGGCGCGAACCTCGGTGTCGCGCCCGACATCAATCAGGTCATGGCCATCGCGCTCGCCGCGTTATCGCTGCTGGGCCTCGCCATCTTCGGCCCCGGCATCGCCAACGGCATCGTCTCGGGCGGCCCGCAGCTCGGCGCGGGCGCGGCAGCCGGCACCGCGCTCGCGGCGGCGGGCGCCGTGGTCGGCGGCGCAGCCGCAGCACGGCTCGGCGTGGGAGCGGTTGGTTCCGCCGCCGGCGCGGCCGCCCGGATGACCGGCGCCACCGCGCGGGGTGGCGCTCAGATGGCAGGCGGCGCGACCAGCGCCTACAGCCTCGGCTCCCTGGGCAAGAGCGGCGCGGGCGCAGTCGCGGGCGGTATGTCCGCGGTCGGCCAGGCGGCGGCGGGAAGCGCGGCGAACGCAGTCCTCTCCCCCTTGCGCAAGGCGGCCGCCAAGGGCGGCGAGGCGATGAAGGCCAATTTCCGCGCGGGCGTCCGCGCCGGCTTCACCGCCAGCGGCGGCACGATCACCGGCGAGCCCGCGCCCGCCGCCGCGACCGCCGGAGCGGCGACCACTTCCTCTGCCGCCGGCGCCTCGGGTGCGCCCGCTTGGGCGGCGGCGATGAAACACCGCCAGTCGATGACCCACGGCGCGACCGTCCTCGCCCACACCATGAAGGCGGGCGACAGCCACGGTGGCGGCGGTGGTCCCGACATCAAAGAGAAGGACTGA
- the trbK-alt gene encoding putative entry exclusion protein TrbK-alt, translated as MSRTAKIAGIAALAGMMMAVAIVAVTRPDEPAPAPALALPAEESQHRLARELDRCATLTMPDSGCEAAWAANRRRFFSQDDVAPAVEHDGGASPSEEGFVP; from the coding sequence ATGTCGCGCACGGCGAAGATCGCGGGCATTGCGGCGCTGGCCGGCATGATGATGGCGGTGGCGATCGTCGCCGTCACCCGGCCCGATGAGCCGGCGCCCGCGCCGGCTCTCGCCTTGCCGGCGGAAGAAAGCCAGCACCGGCTTGCCCGCGAGTTGGACCGCTGCGCCACGCTCACGATGCCGGACAGCGGCTGCGAGGCGGCGTGGGCCGCAAACCGCCGCCGCTTCTTCAGCCAGGACGACGTTGCCCCGGCCGTAGAGCACGACGGCGGCGCGTCGCCGTCCGAAGAAGGCTTCGTGCCATGA
- the trbJ gene encoding P-type conjugative transfer protein TrbJ, whose amino-acid sequence MKLPPARRALVASVFAALAIAPTIAPVPAHAQFGGIVYDPTNYAQNVLTAARSLQQINNQIQQIQNQATSLINQARNLASLPFSSLQQLQQQVQRTQQLLGEAQRIAYDVQNVQEAFTDRYKGAALTGDHARMVSNANARWEDSVGAFEDALRVQAGVVGNIEGARTTMDGLVSASQSATGALQATQAGNQLLALQSQQLADLTAAVAAQGRAQALQSARQAAEEAEGRERFRRFMGN is encoded by the coding sequence ATGAAACTGCCGCCCGCCCGCCGCGCCCTCGTGGCCAGCGTCTTCGCCGCCTTGGCCATCGCGCCGACCATCGCACCCGTGCCCGCGCACGCGCAGTTCGGGGGCATCGTCTATGACCCCACCAACTATGCGCAGAACGTGCTGACGGCCGCCCGGTCGCTCCAGCAGATCAACAACCAGATCCAGCAAATCCAGAACCAGGCGACCAGCCTCATCAACCAGGCGCGCAACCTGGCCTCGCTGCCGTTCAGCTCGCTCCAGCAGTTGCAGCAGCAGGTGCAGCGCACCCAGCAGCTTCTCGGCGAAGCGCAGCGCATCGCCTACGATGTGCAGAACGTCCAGGAGGCGTTCACCGATCGCTATAAGGGCGCGGCGCTGACCGGCGATCACGCGCGGATGGTCTCCAACGCTAATGCGCGCTGGGAGGATAGCGTCGGGGCGTTCGAGGACGCGCTGCGCGTCCAGGCCGGCGTGGTCGGCAATATCGAGGGCGCGCGCACGACGATGGATGGGCTGGTCTCGGCCAGCCAGTCGGCGACCGGCGCGCTTCAGGCGACCCAGGCTGGCAACCAGCTTCTCGCCCTGCAATCGCAGCAGCTCGCCGACCTCACCGCCGCGGTCGCGGCGCAGGGCCGGGCGCAGGCGCTGCAATCCGCCCGTCAGGCCGCAGAAGAGGCCGAGGGGCGCGAGCGGTTCCGCCGCTTTATGGGCAATTGA
- the trbE gene encoding conjugal transfer protein TrbE translates to MMSLREYRSKAAHLADFLPWAALIAEGVVLNKDGSFQRTARFRGPDLDSATPAELVATTARLNNSLRRLGSGWAIFVEAQRTPARDYPDSEFPDPVSALVDMERLEQFREEGAHFESAYYLTLLWMPPAEDAARAEAWLYEGRANTGVDPWELLKGFSDRSDRVLNLVEGFVPEVRWLDDAETLTYLHSTISTRRQRVRVPETPMHLDALLADEPLTGGLEPRLGDHHLRTLTIIGFPSVTFPGLLDELNRLAFEYRWSTRAIMLDKTDATRLLTRIRREWFAKRKSVAAILKEVMTNEASTLLDSDASNKAADADTALQELGADYAGMAYVTATVTVWDRDPAIAAEKLRLVEKIIQGRDFTVIPEGMNAIEAWLGSLPGHTYANVRQPPVSTVNLAHLIPLSAVWAGPERDEHFGAPPLLHGKTEGSTPFRFSLHVGDVGHTLIVGPTGAGKSVLLALMAMQFRRYEGAQVFAFDFGGSIRAAAIGMGGDWQDLGGMLADEAGDGVQLQPLAHIDDPAERAWAAEWLAAIFASEGVAVDPQAKEHIWSALGSLASAPMSERTLTGLAVLLQSQQLKQALASYCIGGPWGRLLDAEAERLGAADVQVFETEGLVGAGSAAAVLSYLFHRVEGRLDGRPTLIIIDEGWLVLDSPDFAAQLREWLKTLRKKNASVVFATQSLADIETSSIAPAIIESCPTRIFLPNERAAEPQIAAIYERFGLNDRQIEILSRATPKRDYYCQSRRGNRLFELGLGEVALAFTAASAKADQLAIAEIIETYGTSAFAAEWLRHRGCAWAVELLPEPVSDRQPELPLTPDMEISS, encoded by the coding sequence GCCGAGGGCGTCGTCCTCAACAAGGACGGCTCGTTCCAGCGCACGGCCCGTTTCCGCGGCCCCGATCTCGACAGCGCCACGCCCGCCGAGTTGGTCGCCACCACGGCGCGGCTCAACAATTCGCTGCGCCGCCTGGGCTCGGGCTGGGCGATCTTCGTCGAGGCGCAGCGCACGCCGGCGCGCGACTACCCGGACTCGGAGTTTCCCGATCCGGTGTCGGCGCTGGTCGATATGGAGCGGCTCGAACAGTTCCGCGAGGAAGGCGCGCATTTCGAGAGCGCCTATTATCTGACGCTGCTGTGGATGCCGCCGGCCGAGGACGCCGCGCGGGCCGAAGCCTGGCTCTACGAGGGCCGCGCGAATACGGGCGTCGATCCGTGGGAGCTGCTCAAGGGCTTCAGCGACCGCAGCGACCGGGTGCTCAACCTGGTCGAAGGCTTCGTGCCCGAGGTCCGCTGGCTCGATGACGCCGAGACCCTGACCTATCTGCACAGCACGATCTCGACCCGGCGGCAGCGCGTGCGCGTGCCGGAAACCCCGATGCACTTGGACGCGCTGCTCGCCGACGAACCGTTAACCGGCGGGCTGGAGCCCCGCCTGGGCGACCATCATCTGCGCACGCTGACCATCATCGGCTTTCCGAGCGTCACCTTTCCCGGCCTGCTCGACGAGCTGAACCGGCTGGCGTTCGAGTATCGCTGGTCCACCCGCGCGATCATGCTCGACAAGACTGACGCGACCAGGCTGCTCACCCGCATCCGTCGCGAGTGGTTCGCCAAGCGCAAGTCCGTCGCAGCGATCCTCAAGGAAGTGATGACCAACGAGGCGAGCACGCTGCTCGACAGCGACGCCTCGAACAAGGCCGCCGACGCCGACACCGCCCTGCAGGAGCTGGGCGCCGACTATGCGGGGATGGCCTATGTCACCGCGACGGTGACGGTGTGGGATCGCGATCCCGCCATCGCGGCCGAGAAGTTGCGGCTGGTCGAGAAGATCATCCAGGGCCGCGACTTCACCGTCATTCCCGAGGGGATGAACGCGATCGAGGCATGGCTGGGAAGCCTACCCGGCCACACCTACGCCAATGTCCGCCAACCCCCGGTCTCCACCGTCAATCTCGCCCACCTGATCCCCCTGTCAGCGGTATGGGCGGGGCCGGAACGGGACGAGCATTTCGGTGCGCCCCCCTTGCTCCACGGCAAGACCGAAGGCTCGACCCCGTTCCGGTTTTCCCTTCATGTCGGCGACGTCGGCCACACGCTGATCGTCGGCCCGACCGGCGCGGGCAAGTCCGTGCTGCTCGCCCTGATGGCGATGCAGTTCCGCCGCTACGAAGGCGCACAGGTCTTCGCCTTCGATTTCGGCGGAAGCATCCGCGCCGCCGCGATCGGCATGGGCGGCGACTGGCAGGACTTGGGCGGGATGCTTGCCGACGAGGCGGGCGATGGCGTGCAGCTCCAGCCGCTCGCCCATATCGACGATCCCGCCGAACGCGCCTGGGCCGCCGAATGGCTGGCGGCGATCTTCGCGTCCGAAGGCGTCGCGGTCGATCCCCAGGCCAAGGAGCATATCTGGTCGGCCCTGGGTTCACTGGCGTCGGCGCCCATGTCGGAGCGCACCCTGACGGGCCTGGCCGTGCTGCTCCAGTCGCAGCAGCTCAAGCAGGCGCTCGCGTCCTATTGCATCGGCGGGCCGTGGGGCCGGTTGCTCGACGCCGAGGCCGAGCGGCTGGGCGCAGCCGATGTGCAAGTGTTCGAGACCGAGGGCCTGGTCGGCGCCGGATCGGCCGCGGCCGTGCTGTCCTATCTGTTCCACCGGGTCGAAGGCCGGCTGGACGGACGCCCCACGCTCATTATCATCGACGAGGGCTGGCTTGTCCTCGACAGCCCGGACTTCGCCGCCCAGCTCCGCGAGTGGCTGAAGACGCTGCGCAAGAAGAACGCCAGCGTCGTGTTCGCGACACAGAGCCTCGCCGACATCGAGACCAGCAGTATCGCGCCGGCCATCATCGAGAGCTGCCCGACGCGCATCTTCCTGCCCAACGAGCGCGCGGCCGAGCCGCAGATCGCGGCGATCTACGAGCGGTTCGGACTCAACGACCGCCAGATCGAAATCCTCAGCCGGGCGACGCCCAAGCGCGATTATTACTGCCAGTCGCGGCGCGGCAACCGGCTGTTCGAGCTGGGGCTGGGCGAGGTCGCGCTGGCCTTCACCGCCGCCTCGGCCAAGGCCGACCAGCTCGCCATCGCCGAGATCATCGAAACCTACGGGACATCCGCCTTCGCCGCTGAATGGCTGCGGCATCGCGGCTGCGCCTGGGCCGTCGAGCTGCTGCCCGAACCTGTGTCCGACCGCCAGCCCGAACTCCCTCTCACGCCTGACATGGAGATTTCCTCATGA